In Gadus macrocephalus chromosome 4, ASM3116895v1, the following proteins share a genomic window:
- the macir gene encoding macrophage immunometabolism regulator, with product MDIGGVSRKPVPILSAEEAIATFKPDVDRPRCSSTPCSPIKSTLGGYQIVHMDSNFLVGFTTGEELLKMAQHWSSSAPDQSSLPGASPGFVSTTGPKANDLGIHRGSHVLKAKSRSYQPYGVPAANGRSRRRLPSSGDTLLRSLTQGESRRGLHGPLPLCLIKGNRAQAKSLDYLNLDKMSIKESTDTEVLQFQLQHLTLRGECLFSRNQT from the coding sequence ATGGATATCGGTGGAGTATCAAGGAAACCAGTGCCTATCCTCTCTGCTGAAGAGGCCATAGCCACCTTTAAACCGGACGTGGACAGACCCCGCTGTTCCAGCACCCCTTGTTCCCCCATCAAAAGTACTCTTGGTGGATACCAGATTGTTCACATGGACTCCAACTTCCTGGTGGGCTTCACCACAGGTGAAGAGCTGTTGAAAATGGCCCAACACTGGTCCTCCAGCGCCCCGGACCAGAGCTCTCTACCGGGCGCATCTCCTGGCTTTGTTTCGACCACTGGACCCAAAGCGAACGATTTGGGTATTCACCGGGGATCCCACGTCCTTAAAGCCAAAAGCCGATCCTACCAGCCTTACGGCGTGCCCGCTGCTAATGGGCGGAGTCGGAGGCGTCTGCCCAGCTCAGGTGACACCCTGCTCAGGTCCTTGACACAAGGGGAGTCTAGAAGGGGCCTTCATGGACCCTTACCCCTCTGTCTAATCAAAGGGAACAGGGCGCAGGCCAAGTCTCTAGACTACCTCAATCTAGATAAAATGAGTATTAAAGAGTCAACCGACACAGAGGTTCTCCAGTTCCAGCTTCAACACCTGACTCTGCGTGGAGAGTGCTTGTTCTCCAGAAACCAAACATGA
- the ankrd55 gene encoding ankyrin repeat domain-containing protein 55, whose product MEFSASSVFDPHKDAVEEVDINVVFQAAANGDVNTLTTIIREDPSILECCDGEGSTPLMHAVSGRQVDTVKLLLKMGASINTQDACGRTSLSLATYLGWLEGCVCLLRNGAKQNIPDKNGRLPLHAATAENDVKLMAVLLQQSMASEINHQDNEGMTALHWASFHNRPAHVQALLQKGADPTLVDKDFKTALHWAVQSGSRYMCSLILAHPLGSSVINYDDENGKSCVHIAAAAGYSDIILELALFSETNLQALDVDERTPLHWASAAGKEDCVQALLQLGAEPAPRDINENTPLTYAMYCGHTACIKLLSGVNRLDSPRQHKSQGVCDTAQKKDGKFHMFNQIFSCKRKKENNKVGKQELSCGDELPAEDTSEVDDIITTFDSIMEATSTSTTSAKEKGEEDLKTKVQLIRVQKPQELDNHVEDFKSLSVRMQCLPPISLGNSWLLGSHNSVQQNDQTVSPLHPLAHPSQKSKSEHNLSDSHLEARTRESGVSKMESRQTFLATKSWISQRTRSLLDKHEMSSNVDVLYSNLVPYIQKDEHVLNSQLLPIDRLKMRETRNCLASIRDQCSLRFSLPTDEVSKGVKKSKSLPLQSMEQSFGGLPPPVTSKSQRLSKPQSQSLCYFLPMLNGEPLRTVQVLPAIPSQRRHSATVTEPKPGADSLVNRT is encoded by the exons ATGGAATTCAGTGCCTCATCTGTGTTCGATCCTCACAAAG ATGCGGTTGAGGAGGTGGATATAAATGTTGTCTTTCAAGCAGCTGCAAATGGGGATGTCAACACGTTAACCACAATCATACGGGAAGATCCGTCTATTTTGGAATGCTGCGATGGGGAAG GATCGACACCCCTTATGCACGCAGTTTCTGGCAGGCAGGTGGACACTGTGAAACTTCTGCTGAAGATGGGAGCTTCCATCAACACTCAGGATGCATGTGGGAGAACGTCGCTATCCCTTGCAACATACCTT GGCTGGCTTGAAGGCTGTGTTTGCCTGTTGCGGAACGGGGCCAAGCAGAACATCCCTGACAAGAACGGACGGCTTCCGCTTCACGCAGCCACGGCGGAAAACGATGTCAA ATTGATGGCAGTCCTGTTGCAGCAATCCATGGCCTCCGAAATAAACCATCAGGACAATGAG GGTATGACAGCGCTGCACTGGGCTTCCTTCCATAACCGCCCAGCACATGTACAGGCCCTCCTGCAGAAAGGGGCAGATCCAACCCTGGTGGACAAAGACTTCAAAACAGCTCTTCATTGGGCAGTGCAG AGTGGCAGTAGGTACATGTGCTCTCTTATCCTGGCTCATCCTCTTGGCTCCTCTGTCATCAACTACGACGACGAGAACGGGAAGTCCTGCGTCCATATCGCTGCTGCGGCCGGTTACAGTGACATCATCCTGGAACTGGCGCTCTTCAGCGAGACAAACCTACAAGCCCTGGATGTGGACGAAAG GACTCCGCTTCATTGGGCCTCAGCAGCCGGGAAGGAGGACTGTGTCCAGGCGTTACTTCAGCTCGGAGCGGAGCCTGCCCCCAGGGACATCAATGAAAACACGCCACTGACATATGCAATGTACTGCGGTCATACAGCCTGCATCAAACTCCTCTCAGGTGTCAATAG ATTGGATTCTCCGCGGCAGCACAAGTCACAGGGCGTGTGTGACACGGCCCAGAAGAAAGACGGAAAATTCCACATGTTCAACCAAATCTTCTCCTGTAAAAGGAAGAAGGAGAACAACAAGGTGGGGAAGCAAGAGCTGAGTTGTGGGGACGAACTGCCAGCAGAAGATACGTCGGAAGTGGACGACATCATCACCACGTTTGACAGCATCATGGAGGCCACTTCAACCAGCACCACTTCCGCCAAggaaaagggagaggaggacttAAAGACTAAGGTCCAGTTGATCAGAGTGCAGAAACCCCAGGAGCTGGATAACCATGTGGAGGACTTTAAATCACTCTCTGTAAGGATGCAATGTCTTCCCCCGATTAGTCTTGGCAATTCCTGGTTGTTGGGATCCCATAATTCTGTGCAGCAAAACGATCAAACAGTGTCCCCTCTGCACCCACTTGCTCATCCGTCTCAGAAGAGCAAAAGTGAGCATAACTTGTCGGACAGTCATCTTGAGGCCCGGACTAGAGAAAGCGGTGTCTCTAAAATGGAATCCCGCCAGACGTTTTTAGCCACTAAATCCTGGATATCCCAAAGGACAAGGAGTCTGTTGGACAAACATGAGATGTCCAGCAATGTGGATGTCCTCTACTCCAACCTAGTCCCATATATACAGAAGGATGAACACG TCCTAAATTCGCAACTGCTGCCTATAGACAGGCTGAAGATGAGAGAGACTCGGAACTGCTTGGCATCAATCCGTGACCAATGTTCTCTTCGTT TTTCTTTACCAACGGACGAAGTCTCCAAAGGCGTAAAGAAGTCTAAGTCCCTGCCACTACAGTCCATGGAGCAGAGCTTTGGGGGACTTCCCCCACCCGTCACATCCAAGTCACAGAGGTTAAGTAAGCCACAAAGCCAGTCGCTGTGCTATTTCCTACCTATGCTGAACGGAGAGCCTCTGAGAACTGTTCAGGTCCTCCCTGCCATCCCCTCCCAGAGAAGGCATAGTGCGACGGTGACGGAACCTAAACCAGGTGCTGACAGTTTGGTCAACAGAACCTGA